One Manihot esculenta cultivar AM560-2 chromosome 18, M.esculenta_v8, whole genome shotgun sequence genomic window carries:
- the LOC110607111 gene encoding uncharacterized protein LOC110607111 encodes MNENSNRAEAERLLGIAEKLLQSRDFNGTRDFAVLAQETDSLLEGSDQILAVADVLLSSEKRINNHHDWYAVLQIDRRSDDQDLLKKQYRRLALLLHPDKNKFPLADQAFKLVADAWAVLSDSGKKSLYDNELRLFSRVDLSNSGKLPVRRSQRPAAKKDAGESVKTSANSSSVDRSQKMKLSSFWTACPYCYILYEYPQVYQDCCLRCQNCERAFHAALISSLPPLVPGRDAYYCCWGFFPLGFMFGNSESGGKNIGSGSGPGPVSGFPNWMPPVFSTGQQVGDRNGGTSMADTQPVFAPVQQVSDKNGNVSVDAAPVRTGIARGGGRVHISGGNATGFATKKRGRPRKYPLASV; translated from the coding sequence ATGAACGAAAATTCTAACAGAGCTGAAGCAGAACGCTTGCTCGGCATCGCCGAGAAGCTCCTCCAGTCCCGCGATTTTAACGGCACAAGAGATTTCGCCGTCTTGGCCCAGGAAACGGATTCTCTCCTCGAAGGCTCAGACCAGATCTTGGCCGTGGCAGACGTTCTATTGTCCTCCGAGAAACGCATTAACAACCACCACGATTGGTATGCGGTTTTGCAAATCGACCGCCGCTCCGACGACCAGGATCTCTTAAAGAAGCAGTATCGCCGGCTCGCATTGCTCCTCCATCCAGACAAGAATAAGTTCCCCCTCGCAGATCAAGCGTTTAAGCTCGTCGCGGACGCTTGGGCCGTCTTGTCGGATTCCGGTAAAAAGTCGTTATACGACAACGAATTAAGGTTGTTTTCGAGGGTTGATTTATCGAATTCGGGGAAATTGCCTGTTCGAAGGAGCCAGCGACCAGCCGCGAAGAAAGACGCGGGCGAGAGTGTTAAAACTAGCGCGAATAGTAGCTCAGTGGATCGGAGTCAGAAGATGAAGCTATCGTCGTTTTGGACTGCTTGTCCATACTGTTATATTTTATACGAGTATCCTCAGGTTTACCAGGATTGCTGTTTGAGGTGCCAGAATTGCGAGAGGGCGTTTCACGCGGCGTTGATATCGTCGTTGCCGCCGTTGGTGCCTGGAAGGGACGCATACTACTGCTGCTGGGGGTTCTTTCCTTTGGGTTTTATGTTTGGCAATTCAGAGAGTGGGGGGAAAAACATTGGGTCTGGGTCTGGTCCGGGGCCGGTGTCAGGGTTTCCAAATTGGATGCCGCCAGTCTTCTCCACCGGGCAGCAAGTTGGTGACAGAAATGGTGGCACCTCCATGGCGGATACGCAGCCGGTGTTTGCCCCGGTGCAGCAAGTGAGTGATAAAAATGGTAATGTAAGTGTAGATGCAGCACCTGTGAGGACAGGGATAGCAAGGGGTGGTG